Genomic segment of Mycobacterium botniense:
CCACACCCACCACTTCAAACAGGCTCAACGCGATCAGCATTTCGTCCCAGTCCCCCGGTGTCAGCCCGGCGTAGGCGACGATCTTGTGCCGGTTGCCGTCCGCGTCCACGATGCCAGTGTTCTGCCGGAATTCGTAGAGTTCGTGGACGTCGGTGCCTTGGTCGCTGCCGGGATCGGCGGGGTTGTATCCGGTGATCTCCGAGTAGTTCTGCACCGCGGTGTCGTCGGTGAAGTTGACGGTGACGCCGCGCAGCGCGTTCGCCAGGCGGATCTCCTCGATGCTGCCCGCGATTGCGCAGTCACCGATCCGGTCGTTGAGGTACATTCGCGGCTTGACCAGACCGGCGTGCCCGAGCGGGAACTTCAGCGAATCAACGCTTGGCAGGTCGCTGGTGTAGTAGTCGCACAGCCGGATTCGCGGATGGGTGTGGACGGGCTTCAATCCGAGCTTGTATTTCACGGCGGTCTCCTATGCTTGCTCGAGTGCTTCGCCGAGCTCGGCGAGCGCTTTGTTGTGGCGGTTGTGGGCCAGGACGTGCCCGGCGGCGACGATGGCGGCGATCGGCCACTCGATCAGCTCGAGCGCTGCCAGCGCAGCCACACCGCCGTAGTAGGCCAGCTGGTCGAGCTCCGGCACCGGCACCGTGCCGAACAGCGGAAGCGCAATAGTGGGGCGGTGTTTGGCGGCCACCTGTTTGACCGCGGTTGCTTTCTTGGGTGCGGGCATCAGGAACCTTTCTGTTTGCCGAGCATGTTGGCGTGGATGGCGTCGATGCGGCCCCGGGCCTCGGCGGCGACGTAGGGGTCGGCGGTGACGCTCATTTCGTTGTCCTGCAAGCGTTCGCCCGCGTCGCTCCAGTTGGTTGAGCCCTGAACCACCCAAAGGTTGTCGACCACAACCATTTTCATGTGCATGATGCGGCCGTGTTCGCTTCGTCCGATAGCGATCGACGACGCCGGATAGTCCTGCTGGGCGAGCAGCTGGCGTTCGTGGACGCCGCCGGCCTGCGAGCTGTCCAGGGTGAGCTGCACGTAGCAGTGCTCTTGAACGAGCTTGCTGCGCAGTATTTCTGCGAGCTGCGGGTCGTCAAATCCGTACATGGCGACAACCAGGAGTGCTGGGCGCTGTTGAGCAGATAGCACAATGCGCCGTGCACGTCGTCGACCGGGGCGTAGAGGGTGCGCCGGTGCTCGGGATAGCCGGGCGGCAGCGGTTGGGTGCGGTATTTGTCGAGCACCGACAGGCTGTAGAGAGGGTGAGCGCGGGTGCTCATTTGTTGTCCTTGTGGCCGTGATGGATGGCGTGGCCGACGTATTCGAGGATGGCGCCGATGGCAGCTGAGGCGAGGCCGCCGGTCGCGAAGGCGGTCAGCCAGCCGGTTGCGCTCATGTCAGGCGGGTGTGATGACGCCGATGCCGTCTGCCGACCAGTTCACCGCGAACACGCCGTTGGACGGGGACTGCACCCCGCCGAAGTCGACCCAGCCGATCAGCGGATCGGTTGCGGCTGAGCCGGTTTTGGCGTCGTAGAGCACTGCCTTGTACGCGGAGAATGTGGCGTTGGACCATTGCGCGTTGGCGCCGGTGAAATCCCAACCTGCTGGGGTGATTACGATCGACCCGATCACCACACCCCCGGCGGTGTAGCCGGGGCCGCTGATCTCATACGCCTGCGGCGTCGACCAGAACTGGTCGGCGGCTTGGTTGGGTGTGTAGCCGGAGCCGACGAGCGCCAGCTTGAGTGTGTCCGATGTCAGGTTGATCTTTCCCTGCGCCAGCGCAGTGAAGAAGCTGTTGTAGAAGTGAGCGGTTACGGCCATGCTGATGAAGCCGCCTTTCTGCGGACGTGTTGTGCGGGAGGGGTTTTCGTTTGAGAGCCGCTGTCAGCGGGCTAGTTCCATTCGATGAGCGTGTAGCCGCCGCCGCCGGAGCCACCGGCGTACCCATTGAGGCCGATGGCGCCGCCACCGCCGCCGCCACCGCCGCCGCCGTACAGGCCGCCGTTACCGCCGGTGCCGTTGCAGCCGCCGCCGCCGCCTGCGCCTCCGTTACCGGCGGCCGCGTTGGCTGGTGTCGCGCCGCTGCTACTGCTGCCCGAACCGCCGGTCACGGTATTCGAGCTGCCGCCACTGCCGCCAGCGCCAGCGCCCAAGAAGCCCTCGCCGCCACCGCCACCACCGCAGCCGACGTTGTTGGTGGTGTCGCTGGTTCCGGCGTCTCCGTAAGAGGTGCTGCCCCAGCCGCCGGCGGTTCCGGTGTGTGTGGTCGCAGAAACCCCGGTCGCCGACGATGTGCCGCCAGCGCCGGGAGTGCCGCCGGTTGAGCCGCCCTGGCCGCCCCCGGCCGACAGCGCGACGCCGCCCGAGGTGAACGTCGACGCGGTGCCGTTGCCACCTGACGACGCCCCTCCGGCACCCACTCCGACCGAGTACGTGGAGCCCAGGGAAGCGACAGGGATCCATACCCGATCGATACGGCCGCCGCCACCACCGCCACCGCCGCCGCCGGACAGGCCGCCGTTACCGCCTGCACCGCCGCCGCCGATCAGCGTCACGTAGCAGCCTTTGGTGCCGGCCGGGACGGGCTGGTTGGTGCGCGCAGTGTTGGTCTCGTTGAACGGCGTGGACGACGAGACGGTCGCGGTGGGCGCCGGCATGGAGGCGGCCGCGGCCATCGCGGGTGGTGTGATCGTGCCGCTCGTTGAGAGGGCCGGCGCAGGCATGGTTGCGGTGGCGGCCATCGCCGGGGCCGGCACGATGACCCCCACCGTGGGTGCGGGCATCGTTGCGACGGCCTGCATTCCGGGAACCACCATCATGATGGAGTCCTGAATGCTGGGCGCGGGCATCTTCGCGATCGCCGACATGGCCGGGACGGTGACTGCTGCGTCGATCACCGGCCACCAGCCCGTCGACGAGGGCGGTGCAGACCAAACACTGTCCCCGAACGGCAGCGTCATGACTGGTACGCCCTAATCCATGCTTGGCCATCAGCGCCCGCGCCGCCGAACAAATACGGCGCCGCACCGCCGCCACCACCCCGGGCGCGCTGCCGGCGAAGCTGTCGAACACCGTGCCCCCGCCGTAATAGATGACGCCGTTGTAGGTTTCGTTTCCGGGTGAGGCGCCGAATTGACTGGTTGGGAGGAAGCCCGATCCCCCTGCGCCGCCGGGACAGGTCAGTGTGTGCTGGGTGCCCCCAGGGTCGGTCCACTGGAATGTGGTCGCGGTGCCTGGAAGTCCGGCGGTGAAGTATTGAATCTGCTGCGGCCCACCGGCACCCACGGTGACGGTGATCGTGCCGCCGGGCGCAATATCGGTTCCGACAACCAGGGTTCCCACGTTCCAGCTGCCGGCCGAACCGCCCTGCCCTCCGATGAAGACTTCCGCGCCCTGGCCGGCGCCGCCGCCGCCGACGCCGACAAGGTCGAGCTTGTTGCCCGCAACCATCCAAGGCGGCAGCGTGAAGGTGTATTGGCCGGCCGCGGCGTAGGTGCTCGTTACGGGTGGCTGGTAGTTCGGCGGTACGTTGCTCACCCCGAGCCCGACGTATGGGGTGTTGCCGGTGTAGGTGATGCCGCTCGATAGCGCGGTGGGCCCGCTGGATCCGGTGTTGCGGGTGAAGCCGGTCTGTTTCGTGTTCGCGCTCGGGTGGTCGGTTTGCCAAGATTGGCCCAGCCCGGCGATGTACACGGTGCCGGAGCCGACGACCTGGTATTCGACCAGGATGACATCGCCTGGGTTGACCGGGATTTCGTCTGCGTAGGGGAAGGTGTAGACGTTCCACTGCCCGGTCGTCGACAGGTTGGTGTGCAGGTCGCCGGAGCTGAACAGCGGCGTGATGTTGCCGGAGCTGTCCATCTTGGCGAAGTTCAGGTAGAACGCTGTGACGGTGCCGGAGTAGTAGCCCCACCACTGGTGAAAGCCGAGGGTTTTCGCCTGGCTGGCGCGCAGAAAGCCGCCGGCCGACGCGGATTGGGTCGCCGTCACCGTCGAGGGAGCCGAACCGGAGCCCAGCGATTGCAGGCTCATGTTGGACTCGACGGTTTCCTCAAGGCCGGCCGAGACCGCCCGGTTGTCCTGAATGCCGAGCGTGTTGGTGGCGTTCTGCGCCAACGTCATCGCGTTGACGGTGACGTGCGCGGCGCTCTGCACCGCCTGCGTCACCGTCGACAGCGGGTTGCCGCTGCTCGACACCCCCGACAGATTGAGCGCGTTCGCCAGTGTGGTGGCGAGGTTGTCCCACATGTTTTGGATCGTCGAGCCGATGTCTTCGATGCCCTGAATCCCCTGGATGGCGGACGCGGGAACGCCGGACAGCAGACTCGAGGGGATCGTGTTGACCTTCTTCACCGAGCCGTCGTCGAACCACACCTGCCCCGCAGTCGCAATCGCGTCCACCAGGGGGCGCAGAAAGACCGTGTCAACGCTGCCGTCAATCGGGACGGTGAAGGTTTGCGAAAGCTGCTGCCACACCGACTGGCTCGCTGGCGGGTTGGTGAACTCGGCCAGCACGACCGATGACACGCGTTGCGGCACCTGCATACCGGCGAACTTGTACTGCAGCACCTCCAGCCGGATTGGGTTGGTTCCGGTGTAGACGAGACCGGCCCACTTCGCCCAGATCGACATGGCGAGCTGCTCGCCGGGCGTGACCGGGATCGGGTTGCCGACATCGGAGTAGAGGTATGCGCCGTCGGGTTGGATCAGCAGCGAACCGGGGTTGGTGCGCCCGGTGGTGCCGTCCCAGGTGATCTGCGGGGCGCGCGCCGACACCGACGCCGCGGTGTCGAAGCCGGGCGCCCACAGCAGTTCGGGGTTGATGTCGACGATGTGCGCGCCCGCGAGCACAACACCGGTTGCGGGGCGCAGCTGGCCGGCGATGTTCAATCCGGGGATGGCCTGCAGCGCGTTAGCGAAGTCCCCGAACGGGTTTCCGGTCAACAAGCCTTGCAGCGAGTTGACCAGCTGGTTGATCGCGTCTTTGCCTTGCGACAGGATCTGCGACACCGGGTTGTTGGTGCCGGAGCCGCCGAACAACTGGACCACGTTGTCGATGGCCTGCTGCACATCGGTTGCGGCGTCGTTGATGTCGGACTGCAAGGTGTTCGACCACGACGACAGCTGCGCGAGCACACCGCTGAGGTTTTGGCCGGTGACCACGCCGATCAACGCTTGGACAACCCAGCGCAGGAATCCCTCTATGAGCTGCTGGCCGATCGCCTCAATCTGCTGCGGGGTGAACGGCGCAACATTCAGCGAGCTGCCTGGCGGGTAGTGTACGGACGGGTCCGGTGTCGTCCAATTCGGCGCTGGACTGGTCATGACGACAGCGGCGCCCCTACCACGGTGAACACGCAGCGGCCGGTGGAGTATTCGTCAGTTGTCGCCGCTTGCTGCTCGGCGTTCAAATACACGGTGGCGGACGTTCCGGCGCCGACTTGACCGACCGAGCCCCGTTGAGCAAAGCCCCGAACTCGGGGATGATCACAGGCGCCGGGGCGCCGCGCCCAGCGTGCCGAATCCGCGGCCGATCTCGGCGCCTCCTGTGTGTTTGGTGCGCCGCCTAGCCGGGCCACCAAATCCACCTTCGTGTTCACGGTGCCCGCGACCTCAACGGAGGCGAACACCAGCGGAAGATACGGCTGGGTCTGGGCAGGTATCGTCAGCGATGACAACGTGCGCACTTGGCCGCCCGAGGTTCCGGTGGTGGGTATCCCGGTGACGTTGTAGGCGAACAGGAATGGCAGCGGAGCCGGGTAGAATTTTCCGGTCGCCGAGTTGAACAGCAGCGTCGCGCCGTTGACTAGGGTTCCCACCAGGTCTTCGGCGCTGGCGATGAGGAAGCTGCCGACGGTGCCCGGTGAACCTTGCGGCAGCCCGAGGTCCAGCGCGTACGCGGACGGGATCCCGGGGCCACCCGGCGCTGTTTCGCGCAGGTCGGCGGTAGCGCTGCTGCCCGCGGCTAGCGTGTTGACGTTGCCGATGGCCAACTGTGGTGGGGGACCGGGCTGGCCGGCGGCCAGCGGAGGTATCCCGTTTGCTTGTGCGCCGCCCGGCCCGAACACCATGACAGCGGTTTTCGTCGAACCGGGGTCTATCCCCGCCGGCCACAGGACCGGCCCGTAATACAGCACCGAACCGGCGGGGTAACCCTCAGGGTTCCAATTCCATTGACCTAGCGGATAATTCGCACCCTGCGCGGTGATGTCATAGTCAACCAGGATCACAGCCCCGTTCGCCGGCGGTTGCGCGAATGTCAGAGTTGACGGCGGATCCTCGCTGTAGTCAACGCCGTCGTGTTGGCGTTCACCGTTCACGTAGACCCGAGTGCTGCCAGGGTAGAACGGCTGCGACGTAGTGAAAACGGTGTTGGTTCCGTTAACAGCCCCGGACGGGGCTTCGCCGTAAATACTCACACCCGCTGCCCTTTTCCTGTTTTTTAGCCGTTGGGGGGAGCGCCGAGCGCAAGCATCAACCCCTGCTCAACGTCAACTATTTTGCGTTGGATCAATGTCATAGGCGCTTCTTCGCGGCGCCCGTCGCCAACTTGGACATCGATACGGCACCGTATCTCTGCGTTGTCGATGACTTTGATCTCGTCGAGATAATCGGTGTAGAGGACGCCGCGGCGGATGAGCGACGCCAGTTGGCCGGGGAAAACGTCTTTGAACAGCCGCCACGGCATGCCGTGGTAGAACGTTAACTGCGCCGCCGGGTATCCGTTGGTGTCCCAACCCGCCGAAATGGCCGCGAACATCGTGTCGATGTCGTATGTGGATTGGGTGGGGAAAAACCGCTCAGGAAACCCGTACGGCCCCAGCGCAACTCTGCGGTCGAACCACTCGAAAAGCTCGAACGCCAGAAACGCGTTGTCGAGCAGCCCGTCAAAAATGCTGTTCGAGATGCCGGTGATCCCGATGGTCATCATCAGAATGTCCACCAGGTATTCCAGGCTGGCGTTTATGAAATCGTTGAGCCACTTGGGTGACTTGCCGCCCAGAATGACCTGCCAGCACACCGGATGGTGGTGGGCGACATCCATCGACACTATTCCCGAGTCGTCAGCGTCAGCGTTGAACACCACCCACGGTGGAACGAAATTCACCCCGAGCGTGGGCGCGATAACGATGTCGGAACCCGGTGGCACGTACTCGTTGTCGGGGTTCAGGAAGGGGTTGAGAACGCCGCCCAGCAGCGAGCCTTCGAGGTCCACCAAATCCTGGACAGCGCCGTCCACCACAGTGCCCGTCGGACCCGTAACTCCAAGGTAGTTGCGCAAGTTGAAGCACAGGGTGGGCGCCTGTAAATCCCACAGCAGTCCTTCGGGTTGCGGCTCGCCGGGCATCCACAAATCCATGCTGGGATAGATACCGTTGTCGGCGAGCTGTTGTCGCATCAGCTGCCACAGCGTGTCCATGCGACCGTTGACCTCGATCCATGGCGATGTGTCTGTCAGCGGGTCGGTGGGTATCACGCACACCGGAGTGGTGACCATTTGCATGAACTCGCTGAGGGAGATGCTGTTTTGCATGAGGATGGTGCCGAACCAGGTGCGCCAATCTAAGTCGAGGGAGCCGAGCGTGTTGAACAGCTCCCAGAGGCCGAGTTGCAGCCGCATACAGTTCTCGGCCACCAGCGTTTTGAACACTGTGATCGCCGGTCCGATGAGGACCGCTTCGGATGGCTGCACTTCGATAGGCAGGAATGGCTGTGGCCATGCGACAATCCGGTCCAGCATCGTTAAGTCGCCGACCAGTTCGCACTCTACGGTCTCGGCGCCGTCGGGGTTGATTTTGTCGTGCGCGACGTCGATGCGCCCGACCAGCGGCCGGCTCCCCTTCGAAATCGATCACCACGGGAACGACCGTTGTCTGACAAGTGATCGCAAGCTCGGCCAGCGGGTCTTGTCCTTTGAGCGTCAATGTGCCGTCGGGCAGTTTCAGACGCGGGAAGGTGCAGGTGACTTCGATGTAGTCGCCGCACTGGTATTCGGTGCGGTAATAGTTGTCGAACAGCCGCACATCCATGTTGATCGGCACGGATTCGTGCGGCCGGGCCAATTGCAGCGCACTCGACATCGCCGCGACGGGATCGGGCCCGGTCAGCGTAACCTGTTGCTGGTCAAGGCTGCTCATTCCGGCCACACCCTCATCGGTGTGATAGAGGCGACCATTTTCGATGCCGGGTTGCCGCCGGTGATCGAGCACGCGATAGCCGCTGGCTGCGCGTATTGTGGCTGCGCCACACCGGGAATCGGGTTGGTGTAGTTGCCGGTGATCAGCGACGCCAGCGGGGCGGTCTGCGGCAGCGCCCCAAACGCCGACTCGAACTGCTGCAGCAGCGGCGGCACGTTGTTGCCGCTGACAAAGTTGATGAGCGTGTCGAGCAGCGACGGCGACGCCGACTGCGGCGCCTGCGACCGTGGCGGGGTGAGGTCGACGACGCGCGGCAGCCGGGATAAAGTGTTGATCAGCGCAATGTCACCGGCGTTCAGTGGTCCGAACGTGATCATCGTTGTCGAGCCGGGGCCGTTGGCGAAACTGAACGTGGCCCCGTCTTCGGTTCCCGCGTAGCACAGGATGGCGGGCCAGCCGTCCTGGTCACCGATGTTGCCCAACTGCAACCAGCCGGAGCCCGAGCCGGTCCACCCCGACGTGTCACGCGGGAAGGTGTCTGTCCACGGCACACCGAGCCAGAACGCGAGATCGTTGCGGATCTTCTGCGTGAACTCCTGATGCAGCACGAGCCGCGGCAGCTGCTTGATCTGATCCGCCCACGGCTCGCCCCAGCGGGCCGGGAACCACCAATAGCCGCGGTCAACCGTCCAATATTCCAGCGAGCCTTGCAGATTCGGGTTCCACGCACCGATCCACTCCGACACCAGGCGCGACATGCCTTGCGGGGTGGTGGCATGCGCCTGCAAACGCATCGTCAAGTTGCAGGTGTCATACATGGTGTAGGTCCAGGTGACGCCGGGCTGCCGCGCTCCTTTGAGGTCGATGTGCTTGAAACCTGGTGTGACACCGGATAATCCGTCCACCAAGAGGATGCCGTCTTGGATTCCGGGCCACGGCGCCTCCGGCCCGCACAGCGTGAACTTCGAGTTTCCGTCGGGGCTGGTGAACTTGATAGTGGGTATTGCGCCGTCCAGCAGATCGGCTGCGCCCTGGGGCAGAATCGTGGCGTCGTTGGTGGCGTAAATCAGAGGGTAGGTCGTCATCGCGGCAATCCGTACGGCCTTGGGAATTGGCGTCCGGCAGTGTTGGACTGCGCGGTTTGCTCGGTCATTAACCGTTGACGGAACTCGTCGGGGTTGTTGGCTTGCACGACGATCGGCGCGTTGAACTGCGAGCCGATCCGGTCCCCGTTGTGCACGTCGCCGCCGCTGGCCGGGGTGAGCGGCTGCTGGGTCTGTCCCGCGGTGTTCGGCGTTGATGGGCGCACACCCGCGATACCTGTCAACAGGCGGCCAGGCAGTGTTTTGCCCCACTGCGACAGCGGGCTATCGGACGGGATCAAGGTGCTGAGAACGCCTTCGGCGGCGATGCCGCCCAGCTGGCCGAGGTAGCCGCCGGTGCGGTTCAAGTCCTGGAAGGCGACCTGCATCCCGGCGCCGGCCGCGCTGCCGCCGGGAAACATCGAACCAGCTGAAGCCGCCGCCGACTCGGCGGCGCCGATGATGCCGCCGCCGAAACCGAGCCCCGGCGAGGGGGGCAGGTCTTGGCCGGGAAGCCGCTGGGATGCGCCGGGTTTGGCGACACCTTCCGGGGTGTGCGCGGAGCGGTCCTCGGCCGACACTTCGCTGGCCTGGGTGCCTTTGTTGCCCGGGCCCGGCGATTTCGGCGCGCCGACCGGCAAATGAGGCTGCCCGCCTGACTTCTGTTGCGGCGCGGCCGGTGGTTTCGGCGTCGGCGGCGGCGGCTGCGTCGGGTCACCGCCGCCGACCAAATAGACCGCACCACCGTGATTGCGATGCAGGGCATTACGGAACGCATAGACCGCGTCCTGGCCGCCCATCGCGCGCACGTCGTCGGCGGTGAGCACGTGTTCGCCCGGCGACAGCCACGCTGGGATGATGTCGGTGCCGGCCGGGCCGCCGGCAGCGAAGCGCGGCGCATCCATCGGCGCGAGATTCACCGCCCCGGATGGGGGCCCCATCGGGTGCGGTGGCATCGGTATCGGCGCGTGTGCCGTGGGCGGGCTGGCGCCCAACACGTTTGACAGATCGAGCTGTTGCCGATTCGGCGGGGCTGTCGCTGGGCCGCCGAGCATTCCCGGCAGACTCAAGCGTGGCCCAGACGCCCGGCCGGTAATAACTCGGAGATATGTCTCGATTGCCGGAGGTACCGGCTGCTGAGGCGCCGGGATCCCGGCGGCCTTGTCAACCACGCCGGGCAGCGTTGGGAACGGCCCGAGCTGAGGCAGGGGACCGTGGGTCAGCGCCGGCTGCGGGGGCTGGAACATCGCCGGCGCCGGTGACGCTGGCCCCGGCGGTGCTGGCGTCGGTGGTGCTGGCGTCGGCGGTGCGGAAGATGCTTCGGGCGCAGCCGACGCGGCGCCTGTGCCGGTCGGCGAACCATCGGCCGGTGGGGCCGTATCGCCGTCGGCTCGCCATCCGGCCGTGGCGGCGCTGCTAGGCGGCAGCGGTGTGCCGTAGTCGCCGAGGTCTGCGTAACCGCCGGGAGCGCCGAAGTCCAATCCAGCGTCCAAGCCGTAGTCGGCGCCCACTGCGCTGGAGCGGATGGCGTTGCCCAGCATGGCGCCCTCTATCGGGCCGATCGCCAGGTCGGCGAGGAAGGTGACAAGCCACTCCCCTAAGCCTTTGACCCCGCCGGAGAGGCCGAAGCCTTCCGCGAGCGGTGCGCCGAACCGCAACCCGCCGAAACTGTTCGCGCCACCGCGCAGCGGGTGAAAAGCGCCCCGCTCGGCGTCTTCGAGCTTGCGCTGCGCCAGATCGCGCTCGGTGTGCAGGTGCTCGATCTCGTGGTCGAGCCGATCCCGCTCGGACTGCTTGGCGGTTGCTTTGAGTTCGTTGCGGCGTTCTTCGGCGTCGTGAATCTCGTTGTCGAGATGTCGCAGCCGTTCCCGCGCGGCCGCGACTTTCGTCGTCGCGCGTGTGTAGCCCGGCTGGCCGCCGGGCTGGTCCTGCGTTGCGCCGGCCGGGATGCCGGCCCGCCGATGCCGCCGCCGCCGAAACCTCCGGCGCCCCGCCGAAGCCGCCGCCTGCGCTGTAGCCGGGTGGGCCTTGCAGGTCGCCGATCGGCAAAAACATGTGATGGTCGAACTGAGGGCTGTTCGCGCCCGCAGCGCCCGCTCCGACAACGAAGTTCCCGTGCGAGCCGCCGGCTTCGGCGTTCTCGCCGTCCGACAGCGTCATGGCGGCGTGCCCGGCGTTGCCGCCGCCGTGGTCGTACCAGCCGACGCTGATCGTGCCAGGGCCGCCGATGCCGGGCCGGAACCCCAGCGACGCCAGCCATTGGCCCATGTTGACGGTGGTGGGCAATCCGACGTTAGGGATGCCGAGCGCGCCGGCGATGACGCGGCCCACCATCCCCGAGCAGTCGTGGCGTGTGGCTTGACTGTAGGGCGTGCCGATCATCGAGTAAGCGGCCTGCACGTCGGGTCCGATGGCTCCCCCGCCTTGACGGTGCAGCGCGCGCCGGAACGCGTACACCGCGCCGTGACCGCCCATCGCGTCCACGTCGTCAGCGGTCAGGACGTGCTCGCCGTCTGCGCCCCAAAACAGCGCCGAGTCTTTGCCTTTCGGCCCAGGAGCGCGCAGCAGGCCACCGCCGGAGTGGCCGGCGAGCTGATGGTAGAGCCCTACGCCCGCGCCGCCTATGCCGCCGATGGCGGTTCCCCAAGGCCCGAACACCGATCCGAGGGCGGCACCGGTCGCGGCATCGGTGCCGACCACGGCCGCGCCGTGCCAGAACCCGCTGGGACCCGTCGCGTGTTGCAGCGCGTCACCGCCAAGCTGCGCGCCGAGAGCCAAGGCGCCCCCCTTGGCGAGACGTCCCAAAGCGCCGCTGAGGCGCCCCGTCGAGGCGGTGGCCGCGTCCTCCTCGGCGACGATCGTGCCGAGCCCGCTGGCGATTGGCGCGAGAACGGTTTCGGCGATCTTGGCGGCCTTGAATATCGCCCACGCGCCGCCCAGCGCGCCGAGCGCGTCGATGACGCCATGCATGATGCCTGGATGCTGCGCTAGGGCGTTAGCTACGTCCTTGACGACGTTCAGGGCGGTCGTCGCGGCGGGCAGGAAGTCGTTACCGATCGCAATCGCGGCCGCCCCGAACGCGGACTTGGCCTGGTCTAGCTTGGCGTTGAATGTGGTCTGGGTTTCAACGAAACCCTTTACGGTGCCGTCATGTTCGCGGACGGTGCCGTCGATCTCTTTGATTTTCTCGTTGGCTTTCGCACCGTTCTCGCCGGTCGTCTGGAGCGCGACCTGCAGGGTTTCCTGGTCTCCGGTGAGCAGTTTCAACGCCTGGTCGTAGCCGATCTGGTCGCCGATGCCCGACTTGATCAGACTGCTGAAGCCGGCCAGCTTGTTGTGCAGCGTGTTCCACTGACTGACCTCATTGGCCAGCTCGACGTTGAGGCCGCCGCGCGATTTGCAGTCCTTGTACGATAATGTGCCGTCTTTGATCTGCTGGGCGACCGCTTTCGCTGCCGGTGACAGCCCGTTGAACGCCTGCTCCTCGGCCCTCGCTAACTGCGAGCTTTGGTAGCGCACATCAAGATTGACTTTGCCGTCTTTGGTGTGTTCCTGCACGGCGCGCTGCAGAAGTTGCATGGTGCCGGCGAGTCCGCGCTCGCC
This window contains:
- a CDS encoding phage tail tape measure protein, whose product is ARVVQRDVQRGKAGYRGGDGVNVLKSAAQGAKSENADSKKSSGLTTSMNDFGYGPEHAADVMSKMVSAVGMAKSNFADFAGALHTAEPLFANIGKSQGLNAEQLHHLMADLYGVTAQMTQSGDSAQHASELIAHAMQKMLNPTAQMRDMMGALGLDAQDIQDHPGERGLAGTMQLLQRAVQEHTKDGKVNLDVRYQSSQLARAEEQAFNGLSPAAKAVAQQIKDGTLSYKDCKSRGGLNVELANEVSQWNTLHNKLAGFSSLIKSGIGDQIGYDQALKLLTGDQETLQVALQTTGENGAKANEKIKEIDGTVREHDGTVKGFVETQTTFNAKLDQAKSAFGAAAIAIGNDFLPAATTALNVVKDVANALAQHPGIMHGVIDALGALGGAWAIFKAAKIAETVLAPIASGLGTIVAEEDAATASTGRLSGALGRLAKGGALALGAQLGGDALQHATGPSGFWHGAAVVGTDAATGAALGSVFGPWGTAIGGIGGAGVGLYHQLAGHSGGGLLRAPGPKGKDSALFWGADGEHVLTADDVDAMGGHGAVYAFRRALHRQGGGAIGPDVQAAYSMIGTPYSQATRHDCSGMVGRVIAGALGIPNVGLPTTVNMGQWLASLGFRPGIGGPGTISVGWYDHGGGNAGHAAMTLSDGENAEAGGSHGNFVVGAGAAGANSPQFDHHMFLPIGDLQGPPGYSAGGGFGGAPEVSAAAASAGRHPGRRNAGPARRPAGLHTRDDESRGRAGTAATSRQRDSRRRRTPQRTQSNRQAVRAGSARPRDRAPAHRARSGAAQARRRRAGRFSPAARWREQFRRVAVRRTARGRLRPLRRGQRLRGVACHLPRRPGDRPDRGRHAGQRHPLQRSGRRLRLGRWIGLRRSRRLRRPRRLRHTAAA